One region of Juglans microcarpa x Juglans regia isolate MS1-56 chromosome 7S, Jm3101_v1.0, whole genome shotgun sequence genomic DNA includes:
- the LOC121240487 gene encoding probable serine/threonine-protein kinase DDB_G0282895 translates to MAAALECWSSRASTDEDMVEQVLMRTQDRSEGSPTASSGGSGGAYGAKESSAMQKRLQRLSRNVSEALASLKNTLNLDSARDSPSPSSPKTECCRKVMWGSVVRNLTQLYPGSQLPEKLVSNLRKHYDSLPLSYAQAGFDMKEVFLHIKLIEEASGDDHPAVVIQEVSDDEVQGSVFKLTFACNSLISWPVMSGALDSASICCKKIQIFEKKGFTLGILLVHAGKERSFKTRIENALKSATRKPKANAVKLTFGLCGCQEESTNGRDFAEIEEEPVDQNDRNGDEYLNTNFQLQMPLPTSSFYASVDEWQTIQSGGDEIGKWLLNSENLEFIEQIGPSSYKGVYGGKKVGIEKLKGCDKGNSYGFELRKDLLELMTCGHRNILQLYGVCIDENHGLCIVTKLMEGGSVHNLLLKNKKLQTKEIIRIAVDVAEGMKFMNDHGIAYRDLNTHRILLDRHGNACLGDMGVVAVCKSVGEAMDYETDGYRWLAPEIIAGDPESVSETWMSNAYSFGMVIWEMVSGEAAYAAYSPVQAAVGIAACGLRPEIPKDCPQVLRSLMTKCWNGIPSKRLQFSDILSILLRPNCNSSKQ, encoded by the exons ATGGCTGCGGCGCTGGAGTGCTGGTCCAGCCGAGCCAGCACGGACGAGGACATGGTCGAGCAGGTGCTGATGAGAACACAGGACCGGTCGGAAGGGTCACCTACGGCCAGCTCCGGTGGTTCCGGAGGGGCATATGGGGCGAAGGAGTCTTCGGCGATGCAGAAGAGGCTCCAGAGGCTGAGCCGGAACGTGTCGGAGGCGCTCGCCTCCCTCAAGAACACTCTGAATCTCGACTCGGCACGTGACTCACCGTCTCCCTCCTCGCCAAAGACCGAGTGCTGTAGGAAGGTCATGTGGGGCAGCGTTGTGCGGAACCTTACGCAGCTCTATCCCGGTAGCCAGCTCCCGGAGAAGCTCGTCTCCAACCTCCGCAAGCATTATGATTCGTTGCCGCTCAG TTACGCTCAAGCGGGATTTGATATGAAAGAAGTGTTTCTTCATATTAAGTTGATAGAGGAGGCATCGGGGGATGACCACCCTGCGGTAGTTATTCAAGAAGTGTCAGATGATGAAGTTCAGGGGTCTGTATTCAAGCTCACATTTGCATGTAACTCTTTGATTTCTTGGCCGGTGATGTCCGGGGCACTGGACAGCGCGTCCATTTGTTGCAAGAAGATACAGATCTTTGAGAAGAAGGGGTTCACTCTTGGGATTCTTCTGGTTCATGCCGGGAAGGAGAGATCGTTCAAAACCCGGATTGAAAATGCACTTAAATCGGCTACAAGGAAGCCAAAGGCCAATGCAGTGAAGCTCACTTTTGGGCTTTGTGGGTGTCAGGAAGAGAGCACTAACGGGAGAGACTTTGCAGAGATTGAAGAAGAACCGGTTGACCAAAATGATAGAAATGGGGATGAATATTTGAACACGAACTTTCAGCTTCAGATGCCATTGCCCACTTCTTCTTTCTATGCATCGGTTGATGAATGGCAGACGATTCAGTCGGGTGGGGATGAGATTGGGAAATGGCTGTTGAACTCAGAAAATCTTGAATTTATCGAACAGATTGGACCCAGTTCGTATAAGGGGGTCTACGGGGGCAAAAAGGTTGGAATTGAAAAGCTCAAGGGGTGTGACAAGGGGAATTCTTATGGGTTTGAGCTCCGAAAGGATCTGTTGGAGTTGATGACCTGTGGGCACAGAAATATTCTGCAACTCTATGGTGTTTGCATCGATGAGAATCATGGGTTGTGTATCGTGACGAAGTTGATGGAAGGTGGCTCAGTTCATAACTTATTgctgaagaacaagaaactTCAGACTAAGGAAATTATAAGAATTGCTGTTGACGTAGCGGAGGGGATGAAGTTCATGAATGATCATGGCATTGCATATAGAGACCTCAACACACACAGGATCTTGTTGGACCGGCATGGAAATGCTTGCTTGGGGGACATGGGTGTTGTTGCTGTTTGCAAGAGTGTTGGTGAGGCAATGGACTACGAAACTGATGGTTATCGGTGGCTAGCTCCAGAG ATAATTGCAGGTGACCCAGAGAGCGTTTCTGAGACCTGGATGAGTAATGCATATAGTTTTGGGATGGTAATTTGGGAGATGGTGTCTGGTGAGGCAGCTTATGCTGCATATTCACCGGTGCAAGCAGCGGTTGGGATTGCTGCTTGTGGTCTTAGACCAGAGATCCCCAAGGACTGCCCACAAGTTCTGAGATCTTTGATGACAAAATGCTGGAACGGTATCCCTTCAAAGCGCCTTCAATTTTCTGATATTCTATCGATACTGTTGAGGCCAAACTGCAACAGCAGCAAACAATAA